The genomic DNA tatatatttattacaattgtggtaattaaacaaaaaatatattgctgCAAAAATAAGGCATGAATAGTCACGTGTGAACGGGTCGTCATTCAGACCAGATGAGTCGAGCACAGATCGAATCGTTTGTCATAACTGCAGTATGGCGGATGACAAGGTGAGAAACTGTGTGTATGTCAGAATATCAATGctcttttataatgaataaatGCACTAATAAGAACAAAACGGGCATGCCATAAATCTTTAATGATTGTGCTATCATTGCCACCCGCGTGTCTGCTTTTTTGCTCTTTGAAGAGTAGATTAAGGTTAGAGATTGAGCAAAGCAGATTGGTAAAGATCACTTTTAATATATTTGTCCGTTTTGTCTATTGTCAGTCATATAATTGTTATATTAGTTCTGTGGTCTCTCTGTGATCGTGTCTTTGTGGGTCTGATCTGATGGTGGTTCTGTTTCAGGATCCAGTGACACGGCTGAAGGATCTGGTGCAGCTGAAAGACCAGCTAGAGGAGATCCAGAAGAAGGTGGAGAATGAGGTTCAGGCTGGAATCCCGCAGGTACCGTagaaccacaaacacacacacacacacacacacacacacacacacacacacacacacacacgcattatatatatttacagtgccAAAaaaatgtgaaccctttggaataacctgcatttatgtataattgtgtcttaaaatctggtttgatcttcatctaagttacaataatgaacaaacacaatctattttaaataataacacacaaattgttgttttgttcttgtgcatattgaatacatcattcagacgttcacagtgtaggttgacaaaagtcaacaaaagctaattagagtcaggagttggcaaacctggcatccagttaatgaaacaagattggaggtgtgggttagagctactttgacttataaaaagcactcaaacattttgagtttgcaattcacaagaagcatctgctgacgtgccTCACAAacaagagatctcagaagacctacgatcaagaattgttgctttgcataaagctggaaagggttacaaagttatctcgaagagcttagatattcatctgtccacagttagacaaactgtctataaatggaggcaatttagtactgtgggtactctccctagaagtggccgtccagccaagatgactcaaagggcacaccgcagaatgatcaatgaggtaaaaaagaaccctagagtgacagctgaaGATTGAATTCTTTGGGAAgaacgcagcactacgtatggcgtaaaaagagcaccgcataccaacatgaaagcaACATCacaatggtgaagtacggtggagggagcatcatgatttggggctgcttcggggcctggactgcttgccatcatcgagggaaaaactAATTCCCAactttatcaagatatcctacaggataatgtcagggtggctgtgcaccagctgaagctcagtagaagttgggtgatgcagcaggtcaatgaccctaaacattgaagtaaatccactacagaatggcttaaaaaaaaaaaaagaaaaattcatcttttggagtgtcccaatcagagcccagaccttaacccaataaagatgctgtggaatgaccttaagagagccattcacaccagacatcctaagaatatgagcaattaatgcaggAAAAACAGCTAAttgcaaagggttcacatactttttcttgccactgtatcatatatatatatatacatatatatatatcagttgaagtcagaagtttacatacacttaggttgaagtcattaaaactcattttttaaccactccacagatttaatattagcaaactacagttttggcaagtcgtttaggacatctactttgtgtatgacacgacgtaatttttccaacaattgtttacagacagactgtttcacttttaattgactatatcacaattccagtgggtcagaagtttacatacactaagttaactgtgcctttaagcagcttggaaaattccagaaaatgatgtcaagcctttagacaattagccaattagcttctgataggaggtgtactgaattgaaggtgtacctgtggatgtattttaaggcttaccatcaaactcagtgcctctttgcttgacatcatgggaaaatcaaaagaaatcagtcaagacctcagaaaaaacattgtggacctccacaagtctggttcatccttggaagcaatttccaaacacctgaaggtaccacattcatctgtacaaacaatagtacgcaagtataaacactatgggaccacacagccatcataccgctcaggaaggagacacattcagtctcctagagatgaacgtagtttggtgcgaaaagtgcaaatcaatcccagaacaacagcaaaggaccttgtgaagatgctggaggaaacaggtagacaagtatctatatccacagtaaaacgagtcctatatcgacataacctgaaaggctgctcagcaaggaagaagccaccgctccaaaactgccataaaaaagcaagactacagtgtgcaagtgcacatgaggacaaagatcttactttttggagaaatgtcctctgatttgatgaaacaaaaatggaattttttggccataatgaccatcgttatgtttggaggaaaaaggatgaggcttgcaagctgaagaacaccatcccaaccatgaagcatgggggtggcagcatcatgttgtgggggtgctttgctgcaggagggactggtgcacttcacaaaatagatggcatcatgaggaaggaaaattatgtggatatattgaagcaacatctcaagacatcagccaggaagttaaagctcagttataaatgggtcttccaaatggacaatgaccacaagcatacctccaaagttgtggcaaaatggcttaaggacaacaaagtcaaggtattggagtggccatcacaaagccctgacctcaatctgatagaacatttgtgggcagaactgaaaaagcatgtgcgagcaaggagacctacaaacctgactcagttacaccagttctgtcaggaggaatgggacaaaattccagcaacttattgtgagaagcttgtggaaggctccccaaaacgtttgactcaagttaaacaatttaaaggcaatgctcccaaatactaacaaagtgtatgtaaacttctgacccactgggaatgtgatgaaagaaataaaagctgaaataattaattctctctactattattctgacatttcacattcttaaaatataagtGTTGTTATATTGAATTGAGATTATTTTGAATCGTGAACCTGAAATTGTACATTGAACCGAAACTTGAGATCACCTACAGTTGGTGGAATGGTCACTTTCCCTCTCAGGTCATATCGGGTATTTTGTGTGagggaaaagacacaaattgtAGTCATAATCCACTGATAATCTTTCCTTCCGCCATAGCTCTCAAACAACGTCACTCGTGCGTAGGAATTTTCAAATTTAGTGCGTCAAGATCACGAGGTTCTCCGTTGGCGAGATCATTGGCATTTTACGTAACCATGTAGCCAAGCTTGAATATGCAGAAGCGTGAATGAGATTTAAGAGAAACAATggtggggaagattatcagtgaataacgacttaaatttgggtctatTCCACATACAAAGCTatcgtatagcttcagaagacttggaatataccacactagttatatggattacatttatggtgctgttttatcctgtttggagcttgaaaatcactggatattgtgtttatttaatggaaAAGAGCAAAATGAACATTACTTTGTGTTCCGGCAAAGAAAATCGAACTGCTTTGAAATGACAAATGAGGTTGTGTGATTAAGCCATTTAAACGGTCTGTTATGTTTGTGTTTCTCAGGGTGGATCACTATTAGCTTCTCCGTTTCTGAAAGGGTTCCTGGCGGGGTATGTGGTGTCCAGACTTCGTTCTTCTGCCATCTTGGGAGTCGCATTGGGAACGCTCACTGGAATCTACGCTGCTCAGAACTATCAGGTGCCCAACATTGAGACGTCCATACAAGACTTCCTGAACTCTCTGAAGAAAGGACccagtaattaacagaattatcAGAATTCGAGGAGAACCGACGTCGTGGCTGCTTGCATTCGTGTCATTTAAGGTCACATTTTAGCCCCTTGTCTCCTCCCTTTCTCATCAACTGGACAAAACTGTTTTGATTTAGATAAAAGTGTGTTTTGAGTGCTGTTTTGAGAGTGTCTCGCTTTGGGCTTTGATAATGAAGAGGGTCATGATGAATTATCACAGGCATCAGACACAACTGATTTTAGATGATTTGCATTGCACTGTTTAAGATTATCGTTGGTCCCAGTCAGAAATAAGCTATTTTTATGGGGTGATGTTTGATTTTTAAGGGCATTTTTTTACCGTTTGTTTTCATACTACACTGAGTCTTGTCCAGTTAAGTCAAATCCAATTCAATCAATATCTAATCAATGAACTGAAGTGGTTACTACAGTGTTTAACCACATAACTAGATAGCCcaagaataaaatgtattaaaaaaaaaaaaatcaaatttttatgaTTCAGATGAGAAAAAACAGATAAATGTTGAGATTTATTTAATTTCTGACTCTGGTCCCATTGCATCGATTTCAGCTGGTTTGGTCTTGAGTTTGGCTGGTTTTATGGTCTTCTGTACATTCAGAACTGGATGTGGCTGACAGACGGGATTCAGCCTCACTTAGAATGATCACAATAGATAATGTGGGTTCTAGTGAATCAGAACCTCCCCGCAGGAGACGCTTGGCCCTCAAGGTCCAGTGGGGGGTTCTTTTGGTTCTTCTGGTTCTCATTTATGGCTCCCACGCTCCCCTAATCTCCCTCGCCAAAGTTGACGGCCGCGTTCCCTTCAGTACGTCCTCCTGTGTGGTTCTGATCGAATTGGCCAAACTAATTGTCTCAGTTGCCACCCTGGTGGTGACCGGGAATGTTTCCACTCTCAAAGCATCTGTTTCTATCATTGCGATGGCGCCGTACGCCATTCCTGCATTTCTCTACGCTTTCAACAACAACCTAGTGGTTTTCATGCAAGCGTACATGGACCCGAGCTCCTTCCAGCTTCTTAGCAACCTTAAAATTGCCTCTACCGCGCTTCTCTACACGTCCTGTTTGGGAAAGAGGTTGCGGTCGGCACAATGGCTCGCTTTGGGGTTGCTTGTGGCTGCTGGGGTGTCCCACAGCTACACCAGCCTACATTGGGAGCGTATAAATCAAGATAAATCGAGTCCCAGGCTTCACGTCACCTCCTGGGGCCTCCTGCTGGTGCTCGTATATTGTTTTGTATCCGGATTGGCAGCCGTTTACACTGAACAAGTGTTGAAAATGCAGCGTTTGCCACTCAGTCTCCAAAACATGTTTCTGTACGTCTTTGGAGTGGCAATTAATCTTGCATTGCATCTATTCAGTAGCGACGAGCAGCAGGGGTTTTTGGATGGATATTCCACGCTGGTTTTGCTCATTATAGCAGGTCAGGTCGCTAACGGTCTACTGATGTCGGTGATCATGAAACACGGATCAGGAATCACGAGGCTTTTCGTCATCTCATCCGCCATGCTGGTAAACGCCGTCCTCTCCTGGGGGCTTTTGGGAATACAGCTCACCCCTTACTTCCTGTTTCCTGTAGTGCTGACTGGATGGGCTGTATACCTGTATTACAGGTAGAGCAAACACCATTGAACTGCGACAAAAAAGAGCCTATTTTTATGATTTCTAGTCTTTTGGTTTATGGTATTTAAAATGCAGTGCAAAATGTCTGTGCATTTaaaaaaggttagttcacccaaaagttaaatTCTGTCTGTCAccgggtgcctgggtagctcagccagtagggagggtagagtcacatggggtaacctcctcgtggttgctataatgtggttctcgctctcagtggggcgcgtggtgagttgtgcgtggatgccgcggagaatagcgtgaagcctccacacgcggtaacgtgctcaacaagtcacgtgataagatgcacggattgatgttctcagacgcggaggcatctgagattcgtcctccgccacccggattgaggcgagtcactacgccaccacgaggacttagagcgcattgggaattgggcattccagtttggggagaaaaaaaaacaacaattctgtcatgtctttccaaacctgtttgactttctgtttacagtggagcacaaaaggagacgtttagTGGAATGTTTAGTGTTCTGTTGCATAATGGAGCTGGCATGATCCATAAAGGACTCCTATGACGTgctcatatgatagctttgtgtgagaaacagattaaaatttaagttgttttgtgCTAAAAACAATATCTTCCCTTCAACTgttgctctcaaatctcattcacacttgtgcatattcaaacttggtgcgTTATTACATGCATGAGCTAATGGCGTTTAGTGTCAAAACTAATGCGACTTGTCTACGGAAACCCCGAACCACACTGTGAAAATTTTTtcacttaaacattttttttaggtgtcaaaaatgtttttttctcacttcttttctatttttttctttcaaaaaagtttttctttaacattttttctaaaaaaatgtttctcaatttttttttgtcattgttgaTGAGTATTATACAACTATAAATCAAGTGCCTCATCTGTCACCTTGTAAGCCtaagatttcatgcttactgatgccacctggtggccgaggttgGTACCACATGTTAATTGTtgcaagcaaaaaaataataattctcatgTGTTgcctgttgaggagagagaaaataatgtgagagaatttttttttatttttttttttatttttttttaggaaataggctcaggaaggcactaagacaccctaaaaaaataaattaaaaaaatatttacctaGTGAATTGTTTCTCACAGCGGTTCGGGGCTTCCAAAATAattgttaactaaaataaaattacaaaattgttgttaattgaaataaaaataaaaactagggATGTCCTGATTTTTTTGAGACCGAGTACGTGTaccgatacttttttttttttgttttgttttttttttggtactcaCCGAGTccatggctgtttttttttttttttctgaatttgatatcaacaatttatttcaattttatcatcaaaatgtttttttttttttttaaataaaataattaaataaaatgttatcaaatgaaaatataattaattttcaacatcatatcaaactatttttatcaaacgaagtgcttttattcagaacctcacagcacaatccaaatacaacattggagtatttttatcaaataaagtgatgcatcacaaatgtgagatattgcttgattataatacaattactagtGATTTATtcttagtagtagtagtagtagtagtagtagtagtattacagtgaatataacattactatacagtagtgatatatttctggcatacttttttccatttaaatttagcttttattttggcgaagGTTTTATTTTGAAGCATTTCTGTGTTATGATGGTCAATCcagaaaagccggtcgctacatGACTCAGAGttcttattaaaccgcaaaagactgctatttattaataaatatgtagtctgtatgtgctgcacactacATAGTGACTTAGCGCTCTTCTCGctgtcatctactacaaacaGAGCTCGAGATggtcatgatggtgttttccgtatatgagccaaggagctctgaaaggtatgagcactttgtgtctgtatgtcagcacaacaccggctccacacattcacaaacactcatatttgaagcacgcagcacatgcaaactatagaTTTATCTCATTAAACCGCAACCTTTGAGGTTTAATTATCACATcaggacatgacgtgattttaatttgtgcgctgaaggTTACGGATGGACATTCGTATGATGGTATCGGAGCTTTTTTATGAGCACGAGTACAAGTCCATGAGcgtggtatcggacccgattctgatatcggtatcgggacatccctaataaaaACTGACATGATTGGAAAGAACTGAAAGTACATTTAAATACTCCAAAACcaactaaattaaaatacaaatttccttgaattaatttgttttagtttttgacatacagtacattagaAAAATTGAAACATTTACAATCTACCTTAATTAAACACCTAATTAACATAAATGCTACAGAATAAAGGTAACAAAAGACTGACATGAGAAATGTAATCATGTTTGACATACTAAAATTACACCAGTAAATGCTTTAgatttggcagccataaaatactaaaactaaattaaaaacgaactaaactgaaactagaaaacactgagaaaacaaaagcGAAACTAAAACCAACAGACGAATTTGAAAACTAAACTTGGAATGAcatattgaatataaaatagcaatgatgcaccgaaatgaaaattctggacactgaaatttcagtgcatccctgtaaaatggaaataaaaatgacattaaaaatccaaaactataattaACCTGGACTTGAATGTAAATGCGATTTTAGAGCTGCagtggagggaaa from Myxocyprinus asiaticus isolate MX2 ecotype Aquarium Trade chromosome 22, UBuf_Myxa_2, whole genome shotgun sequence includes the following:
- the slc35a4 gene encoding probable UDP-sugar transporter protein SLC35A4, which gives rise to MITIDNVGSSESEPPRRRRLALKVQWGVLLVLLVLIYGSHAPLISLAKVDGRVPFSTSSCVVLIELAKLIVSVATLVVTGNVSTLKASVSIIAMAPYAIPAFLYAFNNNLVVFMQAYMDPSSFQLLSNLKIASTALLYTSCLGKRLRSAQWLALGLLVAAGVSHSYTSLHWERINQDKSSPRLHVTSWGLLLVLVYCFVSGLAAVYTEQVLKMQRLPLSLQNMFLYVFGVAINLALHLFSSDEQQGFLDGYSTLVLLIIAGQVANGLLMSVIMKHGSGITRLFVISSAMLVNAVLSWGLLGIQLTPYFLFPVVLTGWAVYLYYR
- the LOC127413395 gene encoding SLC35A4 upstream open reading frame protein-like, with the translated sequence MADDKDPVTRLKDLVQLKDQLEEIQKKVENEVQAGIPQGGSLLASPFLKGFLAGYVVSRLRSSAILGVALGTLTGIYAAQNYQVPNIETSIQDFLNSLKKGPSN